Proteins from a single region of Hermetia illucens chromosome 3, iHerIll2.2.curated.20191125, whole genome shotgun sequence:
- the LOC119652206 gene encoding DNA repair protein complementing XP-G cells homolog: MGVTGLWKLIESSGQPVPVETLENKVLAIDISIWLHQVVKGFQDNKGGSLPNAHLLGLFHRLCKLLYYRVKPVFVFDGGVPQLKRETMAKRSQSRSKLYTEADRLQDMILQNLVRDKAVQKALGQDVCEALISPSKQKPEAQKPSRDDMFKLPSLPNEKNGVDESSANSSLYSDSTSSDADSSFDEKNPRYSYQTNLQAIDVNSVHFKNLPADVRHEILTDIKETRKQSSWGRLHELPAGANDFSGFQMKRLLKRRQVQVSLEEAEKQMEGRSLTLAELEALMSEEGILRASDSNATKRIASDENTRFLLVKDLKKAMETAQKEAKEEEMKKETKEEAEGKNSEEILGEEYETDLQKAIEMSLDSTQVYKDDDYNYDAQVKLNKVQQRELKVAANSLARAYMLEYGGMNDEDIQSLMHGGINDSTQTDDLQSSFNFQHNDRFITKGEICTPYKDLPGIQKISKNSKPEVSVNSDEVQYISSSSDDSDLEIVDDVTDSSRPSIEILVNPACAAEDDLFADIFEKETENVNEADPLIHTSDEKKEVDTEINQLPKQVTQQGNLKPSTDLKSNSTKHILDELNEEIKQVSSITLDVIGENIKPLETLAKEDVFPQNETSNKKEVQLGGNFTKSACECMNETETGTAKTSEYEGEKSGNACKRSDITQLKEGVENVETQCMENLNAPTTKESVLTQTKISTENISNLPLTDVNSKADLGKIRPNLEEILQCVKQQSSEAANISLDDIKPSVKTSGMSINLGDNDIENISKKTLKSDEFEKCINTVDEIIEIPDDNAGIRTPSKSSGAQSSIDNFFETKFTIKRTPDKAAERENSPPPPKVTSPFFVNKKSGGSSGRKRRSPNSDDGTSRNPKVAKQLFDHSAEKEEVDDDIKPLTEDPSVDLLEEVALALKENKSQSELANIAGDIREENVALEMERNKQSRMATSITDKMAADCQQLLRLFGIPYVVAPMEAEAQCAFLDAIKLTDGTITDDSDIWLFGGCTVYKNFFNQKKHVLEFKMENIEKLYSLNRHKLIQLAILVGSDYTTGVNGIGAVTAIEILANFPITPIKEGETTENMSVLSSLRKFRDWWKTCKTALSSGRSALRSKLKNVQLNEGFPNMNIVDAYLHPRIDGSRARFVWGEPDVETIREFAKTKFGWTRTKTDEILQPVLKRLKERKTQATIKNYFSVKSATTVRELKVSKRVQKAIDKMSGDYVDSPSPKMKERKRRKKSADTEASTVDEVKAKEKPGARKRRTKLTQGEVEGKDELLADDPKVEATKSVIIPKKVAKKSPNIPNPKQPIPQREKDKKDMELRKEKAIEIFQKKK, translated from the exons atggGAGTAACTGGCCTGTGGAAGCTGATCGAATCATCGGGGCAACCTGTTCCAGTCGAAACGTTGGAAAACAAAGTCCTGGCTATAG ATATTTCGATTTGGCTCCACCAAGTGGTAAAAGGCTTTCAAGATAATAAAGGTGGAAGCCTTCCAAATGCCCACTTACTTGGTTTATTTCATCGCCTTTGTAAACTTCTTTATTATCGTGTGAAACCAGTGTTTGTGTTCGATGGGGGTGTTCCGCAGTTAAAAAGGGAAACAATG GCGAAACGTTCGCAAAGTCGAAGTAAACTCTATACTGAAGCAGATCGTCTGCAGGATATGATATTGCAAAATCTGGTCCGTGATAAGGCCGTTCAGAAAGCTCTTGGTCAGGATGTTTGTGAAGCTTTGATTTCACCATCGAAGCAAAAACCGGAAGCGCAAAAGCCCAGTAGGGATGATATGTTCAAACTACCTTCTTTGCCAAACGAAAAAAATGGAGTAGATGAAAGCAGTGCAAATAGTTCTCTTTACTCAGATTCTACGTCGTCTGATGCAGATAGTTCGTTTGATGAGAAAAATCCGCGATACTCATATCAGACTAACTTGCAGGCTATCGATGTTAACAGTgttcattttaaaaatcttcCAGCAGACGTTCGGCACGAAATCCTCACTGATATCAAAGAAACACGTAAACAATCGTCATGGGGTCGACTGCATGAGTTACCCGCTGGGGCCAATGATTTCAGTGGATTTCAAATGAAGCGCTTATTGAAACGGCGTCAGGTTCAAGTCagtctcgaggaagccgagaaaCAAATGGAGGGAAGATCTTTAACGTTGGCAGAACTCGAGGCGCTTATGAGTGAAGAAGGCATACTAAGAGCATCAGATTCGAATGCGACGAAGCGAATTGCTTCGGACGAGAATACACGATTTCTGCTTGTGAAAGACCTCAAAAAAGCAATGGAAACCGCCCAGAAGGAGGCCaaggaagaagaaatgaaaaaggaaaCTAAAGAAGAAGCTGAGGGAAAGAATTCCGAGGAAATATTAGGTGAAGAGTATGAAACGGATTTGCAGAAAGCTATCGAGATGTCTCTGGACTCCACACAAGTGTACAAGGACGATGATTACAATTATGATGCGCAAGTAAAGTTGAACAAAGTGCAACAGCGTGAGTTGAAAGTCGCGGCAAATTCTTTAGCTCGGGCTTACATGTTGGAGTATGGAggaatgaatgatgaagatATCCAAAGTTTAATGCACGGCGGGATCAATGATTCAACACAGACTGATGACTTGCAATCATCGTTTaa CTTTCAGCACAATGACCGTTTCATTACAAAGGGAGAAATATGTACGCCATATAAGGATTTGCCAGGGATTCAAAAGATTAGTAAAAACAGTAAGCCGGAAGTGAGCGTAAATTCGGACGAAGTTCAGTACATATCAAGCAGCTCAGATGATTCGGACTTGGAAATTGTTGATGATGTCACGGATTCTTCTAGGCCCAGTATTGAAATTTTAGTCAATCCAGCATGCGCGGCCGAAGATGATTTATTTGCTGATATTTTTGAGAAAGAAACCGAAAATGTAAATGAAGCTGACCCATTAATACACACATCTGACGAAAAAAAGGAAGTAGATACAGAAATTAATCAATTGCCAAAACAAGTAACACAACAAGGTAATCTCAAACCATCGACCGACTTGAAAAGCAATTCCACAAAACATATATTGGATGAATTAAATGAAGAAATTAAACAGGTTTCTTCGATAACATTAGATGTAATTGGGGAGAATATTAAACCTTTGGAAACACTAGCAAAAGAGGATGTGTTCCCCCAAAATGAAACTTCTAATAAAAAAGAGGTTCAGCTCGGAGGGAATTTCACCAAATCGGCTTGTGAATGCATGAATGAAACAGAAACTGGTACTGCGAAAACTAGTGAATATGAAGGCGAGAAAAGTGGCAATGCATGTAAGAGAAGTGATATAACTCAATTGAAAGAAGGCGTAGAAAATGTTGAAACCCAATGCATGGAAAATTTGAATGCCCCAACGACGAAAGAATCAGTTCTTACCCAAACTAAGATCTCAACTGAAAACATTTCCAACTTGCCACTGACTGATGTTAATAGCAAAGCAgatttaggtaaaatccggcccaatctCGAGGAAATATTACAATGCGTAAAGCAACAATCCTCAGAAGCTGCCAATATTTCTCTAGATGATATAAAACCCTCTGTAAAAACCAGTGGCATGAGCATCAATTTAGGAGACAACGACATTGAAAATATCTCTAAAAAAACTCTGAAATCGGACGAGTTTGAAAAATGCATAAATACAGTtgatgaaatcattgaaattccCGACGATAACGCTGGAATACGAACTCCTTCAAAGTCATCTGGAGCACAAAGTTCAATTGATAACttttttgaaacaaaatttactATCAAGAGAACCCCTGATAAGGCGGCAGAACGGGAAAATAGTCCGCCTCCACCTAAAGTTACATCTCCGTTTTTCGTGAACAAAAAGTCAGGGGGTAGTAGCGGGAGAAAACGTCGCTCTCCGAATAGTGACGACGGAACGTCTAGAAATCCAAAGGTCGCTAAACAATTATTCGATCATTCTGCGGAGAAAGAGGAAGTGGATGATGATATTAAACCCTTAACTGAAGATCCATCTGTAGATTTATTAGAGGAAGTAGCGTTGGCTCTTAAGGAAAACAAATCTCAATCggaactagcaaatattgcaggcGATATTCGCGAGGAAAACGTAGCTCTTGAAATGGAACGGAATAAACAAAGTCGCATGGCGACTTCAATAACAGATAAAATGGCTGCAGACTGTCAACAACTGTTGCGCCTCTTTGGGATCCCGTATGTTGTTGCCCCGATGGAAGCTGAAGCGCAATGTGCGTTTCTGGATGCAATCAAACTAACAGACGGCACCATTACAGATGATAGTGATATTTGGTTGTTTGGTGGATGTACAGTCTACAAAAACTTCTTCAATCAAAAGAAACATGTTTTAGAGTTCAAAATGGAGAATATTGAGAAACTATATAGTTTGAATCGACATAAATTGATACAATTGGCTATATTAGTTGGAAGTGATTACACAACTG GAGTGAATGGTATTGGAGCCGTTACAGCTATCGAGATACTTGCGAATTTCCCAATTACTCCAATAAAAGAAGGGGAAACTACAGAAAATATGTCAGTACTTTCGTCACTGAGAAAATTTCGTGACTGGTGGAAAACTTGCAAAACTGCACTTTCTTCCGGCCGTAGTGCACTTCGaagcaaattgaaaaatgtCCAGCTAAACGAGGGATTCCCCAATATGAAT ATTGTTGACGCCTACCTTCATCCAAGAATCGATGGAAGTCGTGCCCGTTTTGTATGGGGCGAACCAGATGTTGAAACAATTCGTGAATTTGCCAAAACTAAATTTGGATGGACTCGAACTAAAACCGATGAAATACTTCAGCCAGTTTTAAAGAGACTCAAAGAGCGCAAAACGCaagcaacaataaaaaattatttttctgtaAAAAGTGCTACAACTGTACGAGAGCTGAAAGTGAGCAAGCGCGTACAAAAAGCAATAGATAAAATGTCCGGGGATTATGTGGATAGTCCTTCACCTAAAATGAAAGAACGAAAACGCCGGAAAAAAAGCGCTGATACTGAAGCGTCTACAGTAGATGAAGTTAAGGCAAAAGAGAAACCAGGAGCGCGAAAACGCCGAACAAAATTAACCCAGGGTGAAGTCGAGGGCAAGGATGAATTACTAGCAGACGATCCTAAGGTCGAGGCAACCAAAAGTGTAATTATTCCAAAGAAAGTAGCCAAAAAATCTCCCAATATTCCCAATCCTAAACAACCAATACCGCAACGCGAGAAAGATAAAAAAGATATGGAGCTAAGGAAGGAAAAAGCAATCGAaattttccaaaagaaaaaGTAA